One genomic segment of Acidobacteriota bacterium includes these proteins:
- a CDS encoding glycosyltransferase, producing MRSILHIITGLGPGGAEGMLARLITHPEAQAGLRHHVMALGPRGPVADLLESHGVPVTAIGYGSHRGALSSLTRLVQQTRRLAPDLVQGWMYHGNLAASVAGTLASTRSPVVWNVRQSLEIQREKPATARVIRTCQRYPWPPRVVVYNSHTAAGQHAEFGFPLMDVVIANGFDVERFSPGRSDRSKVASRHGLDPSRPWIGYVARFHPLKDHRTFLRAARRLLDQGVAAQFILAGEGTDPGNELLGRWIREFELQREVRGLGSISDIARLTASLDVGTSASASEAFPNAIGESMAAGVAPVATDVGDVAELVGDCGWIVPAGDAEALSDRWGGVLALTPEERKREGLRARERICRRFELAVVVRRYRRLWADLMSGGLRYEVG from the coding sequence ATGAGATCGATCCTGCACATCATCACCGGACTCGGACCGGGGGGTGCCGAGGGCATGCTGGCCCGACTGATCACGCACCCCGAGGCACAAGCCGGGCTGAGGCATCACGTCATGGCGCTGGGTCCGCGGGGTCCGGTCGCCGATCTCCTGGAATCGCACGGAGTCCCGGTGACCGCGATCGGGTACGGCAGCCACCGCGGCGCGCTCTCGAGTTTGACTCGATTGGTCCAGCAGACCCGTCGATTGGCACCGGACCTGGTCCAGGGCTGGATGTATCACGGCAACCTTGCGGCAAGTGTCGCCGGGACGCTGGCGTCCACCCGGTCGCCCGTCGTCTGGAACGTCCGTCAGTCCCTGGAGATTCAGCGCGAGAAGCCTGCGACCGCCCGTGTCATCCGAACCTGTCAACGGTATCCCTGGCCGCCGCGGGTGGTCGTCTATAACTCGCATACCGCCGCCGGCCAGCACGCCGAGTTCGGGTTCCCGCTCATGGACGTCGTGATTGCCAACGGGTTTGATGTCGAGAGGTTTTCCCCCGGGCGCAGCGATCGGTCGAAAGTCGCTTCCCGTCACGGACTCGATCCGTCCCGGCCCTGGATCGGCTACGTCGCTCGATTTCACCCGCTGAAGGATCATCGAACCTTCCTCCGTGCCGCACGACGACTGCTCGATCAAGGGGTCGCGGCCCAGTTCATCCTGGCCGGAGAGGGGACCGACCCCGGAAACGAACTTCTCGGCCGCTGGATCCGCGAATTCGAACTGCAGCGCGAAGTGCGTGGCCTCGGATCGATCTCGGACATCGCTCGACTCACCGCGTCTCTGGATGTGGGGACCTCGGCTTCCGCCAGCGAAGCGTTTCCCAACGCCATCGGTGAGTCGATGGCCGCCGGTGTCGCACCCGTGGCCACCGATGTAGGCGACGTCGCCGAGCTGGTGGGCGATTGCGGGTGGATCGTGCCGGCGGGTGACGCGGAAGCCCTGTCCGACAGATGGGGCGGCGTCCTGGCCCTGACACCGGAGGAACGCAAACGGGAGGGGCTCCGCGCGCGGGAACGGATCTGCCGTCGGTTCGAACTCGCCGTCGTCGTTCGTCGCTACCGACGGTTGTGGGCAGACCTGATGAGCGGGGGACTGAGATACGAAGTCGGATAA
- the asnB gene encoding asparagine synthase (glutamine-hydrolyzing) encodes MCGLAGIIGGEFTTDDWQGHLGRMAERIRHRGPDASGSWFDEAAGAGLTHRRLSILDLSNEGAQPMRSAGGRFVIAYNGEIYNFIELRGELAAEGAQFRGHSDTEVLLCAIERWGLERTLPRLNGMFAFAVWDTVDRRMHLVRDRVGIKPLYYGSIDGVVVFGSELKAIRSYPGFGGELDAGAIAWFVSVNYVPAPHSIYRGIRKLEPGHWLTIDGSSAGHPTVGSPRAYWSMKDVAAAGQGAVFQGSYDDAVDALDHQLRDAVRARMVADVPLGAFLSGGIDSSTVVAMMQAQSAVPVQTFSIGYDEEEYDEAPFAKAIADHLGTQHTELTVSSSDALAVIPRLPQMFDEPFSDSSQIPTYLVSELARRHVTVSLSGDGGDELFAGYRRYAMAMEIWGRIGWIPRWARNGVAGLLRGSPKGLLDRTGFWLAPLWKKHGTAGTPGDKLKKMAEILAFPSIEILYRDLMTHWKQPAELVLEADGLPDDGHPWRRPPKFGHPVERMSYIDSVSYLPDDVLAKVDRASMAVSLEARVPLLDHRVVELAWTLPMEFKVRQGATKAVLRSVLDRYVPREMVDRPKMGFGVPIDHWLRGPLREWGESLLSPSRLRDDGIFDPAPIRTKWEEHCSGARDWHYYLWDVLMFQAWRENCN; translated from the coding sequence ATGTGTGGGCTGGCCGGAATTATCGGCGGTGAATTTACGACGGATGACTGGCAGGGTCATCTCGGCCGCATGGCGGAGCGGATCCGTCATCGTGGTCCCGACGCTTCAGGGTCGTGGTTCGATGAAGCCGCCGGTGCGGGGCTGACCCACAGACGACTATCGATCCTGGATCTCAGCAACGAGGGTGCCCAGCCGATGCGATCCGCAGGCGGGCGGTTCGTGATCGCCTACAACGGCGAGATCTACAACTTCATCGAGCTGCGGGGCGAGCTGGCGGCCGAGGGTGCGCAGTTCCGTGGGCACTCGGACACCGAGGTCCTGCTGTGCGCCATCGAGCGCTGGGGACTCGAACGGACGCTTCCCCGATTGAACGGCATGTTCGCGTTCGCCGTCTGGGACACCGTGGATCGCCGGATGCATCTCGTCCGTGATCGTGTCGGGATCAAGCCGTTGTATTACGGCTCCATCGACGGCGTCGTGGTCTTCGGCTCGGAACTCAAGGCGATTCGGAGCTACCCGGGGTTCGGTGGGGAACTGGACGCCGGGGCCATCGCCTGGTTCGTCAGTGTCAACTACGTCCCCGCACCCCACTCGATCTATCGGGGGATCCGGAAGCTCGAACCGGGTCACTGGTTGACCATCGATGGGTCAAGTGCAGGTCACCCGACGGTTGGGTCGCCCAGGGCTTACTGGTCGATGAAGGACGTCGCCGCCGCCGGGCAGGGTGCCGTCTTCCAGGGAAGCTACGACGACGCGGTCGACGCCCTCGATCATCAGCTTCGCGACGCGGTCCGTGCCCGGATGGTCGCCGACGTTCCATTGGGCGCGTTTCTCTCCGGCGGCATCGACTCGTCCACCGTTGTCGCGATGATGCAAGCCCAGAGTGCGGTCCCGGTTCAGACGTTCTCCATCGGTTATGACGAGGAGGAGTACGATGAGGCGCCGTTTGCGAAGGCGATCGCCGACCATCTCGGGACCCAACATACGGAACTGACGGTCTCGTCGTCGGACGCGCTTGCGGTGATTCCGCGGTTGCCGCAGATGTTCGACGAACCGTTCTCCGATTCGTCCCAGATTCCGACCTACCTGGTCTCCGAGCTTGCCCGACGTCACGTGACGGTTTCGCTCTCCGGCGACGGCGGGGATGAGCTGTTTGCCGGCTACCGTCGTTATGCGATGGCGATGGAGATCTGGGGTCGCATCGGCTGGATTCCACGCTGGGCACGGAACGGAGTCGCCGGTCTACTTCGGGGCAGTCCCAAGGGGCTGCTCGATCGCACCGGGTTCTGGTTGGCACCGCTCTGGAAGAAGCACGGTACGGCGGGGACTCCCGGGGACAAGCTGAAGAAGATGGCGGAGATCCTCGCGTTTCCATCCATCGAGATCCTCTATCGCGACCTGATGACCCACTGGAAGCAACCGGCGGAGCTGGTGCTGGAGGCCGACGGTCTTCCGGACGACGGACATCCGTGGCGCCGGCCACCGAAGTTCGGTCACCCCGTCGAGCGGATGAGCTATATCGACAGCGTCTCCTACCTACCGGATGACGTGTTGGCCAAGGTCGACCGGGCGAGCATGGCCGTCAGCCTGGAGGCCAGGGTGCCGCTCCTCGATCATCGGGTGGTCGAGCTGGCCTGGACCCTGCCGATGGAGTTCAAGGTCCGTCAGGGGGCCACGAAGGCGGTGCTGCGATCCGTCCTCGATCGTTACGTCCCGCGGGAGATGGTGGATCGTCCGAAGATGGGGTTCGGCGTTCCGATCGACCACTGGCTCCGAGGGCCCTTGCGAGAGTGGGGCGAGTCGTTGCTCTCTCCCAGTCGTCTGCGTGACGACGGCATCTTCGACCCGGCCCCGATCCGCACCAAGTGGGAAGAGCATTGTTCGGGTGCTCGGGACTGGCACTACTACCTCTGGGACGTGCTGATGTTCCAGGCGTGGCGCGAGAACTGCAACTAG
- a CDS encoding undecaprenyl/decaprenyl-phosphate alpha-N-acetylglucosaminyl 1-phosphate transferase yields MMDGWLQDETVRRWGTYVLTFGIATAVSLLMTPRIREAAIRFGIVDHPDGKLKTHREPVAYLGGLAISLSCFVALAITVPFNHQVLGILLAGAIVVVLGMLDDLGGLGPWAKLAGQLVAVTVLIKAGLFIQLTFVPVPLAIALTVWWLLAVTNAFNLIDIMDGLSAGTAATAAIVLGIVAEMNQGIAAATILAAIAGACIGFLRYNFQPAKIYMGDTGSMFLGISLGALAMDNAYTARNDIAAIAPALILGVPLFDMVFVMYVRWRRGLPVMIGSPDHVALRLRKWKLSTRQTVVASYVVTAILGAAAIAITLLPQQGALWVLGGLAIIGLVVAIWLKTIDMNL; encoded by the coding sequence ATGATGGATGGGTGGCTACAGGACGAGACCGTTCGTCGATGGGGAACCTACGTTCTCACGTTCGGCATCGCGACGGCCGTCTCGCTGTTGATGACCCCGAGGATCCGGGAGGCAGCGATCCGTTTCGGGATCGTCGATCACCCGGATGGAAAGCTGAAGACCCATCGCGAGCCCGTCGCCTATCTGGGTGGGCTGGCCATCAGCCTCTCGTGCTTCGTCGCGCTGGCCATCACCGTTCCGTTCAACCACCAGGTTCTGGGTATCCTGCTGGCCGGAGCGATCGTCGTCGTCCTGGGGATGCTGGACGATCTGGGTGGGTTGGGGCCGTGGGCGAAACTGGCCGGCCAGCTGGTGGCCGTCACGGTGTTGATCAAGGCCGGTCTCTTCATCCAGTTGACCTTCGTGCCCGTGCCGCTGGCGATTGCTCTGACCGTGTGGTGGTTGCTGGCGGTGACCAACGCGTTCAACCTGATCGACATCATGGACGGGCTCTCCGCCGGCACCGCCGCGACCGCCGCGATCGTGCTGGGAATCGTCGCCGAGATGAATCAGGGCATCGCGGCGGCAACGATTCTTGCCGCAATTGCCGGCGCGTGTATCGGTTTTCTCCGTTACAATTTCCAGCCGGCCAAGATCTACATGGGCGACACCGGCAGCATGTTTCTTGGTATTTCGTTGGGAGCACTGGCGATGGACAATGCGTACACGGCGCGCAACGACATCGCCGCAATCGCTCCGGCACTCATCCTCGGTGTGCCGTTGTTCGATATGGTGTTCGTGATGTACGTTCGCTGGCGTCGCGGGCTTCCGGTGATGATCGGAAGCCCGGACCATGTGGCGCTTCGGCTTCGGAAATGGAAGCTCAGCACGCGTCAGACCGTCGTGGCGTCGTATGTCGTTACGGCGATTCTTGGAGCGGCCGCGATCGCCATCACGCTCCTGCCTCAGCAGGGGGCCCTCTGGGTGCTGGGCGGGCTGGCGATCATCGGCCTGGTCGTCGCGATCTGGCTGAAGACCATCGATATGAACCTATGA
- a CDS encoding FAD-dependent oxidoreductase — MILIVGGGLAGMSTAYHLGETEHLVLEGAHDAGGLCRSRDIDGFIFDYTGHLLHMKDPRIMAWVEEMLPDTFAVIERDARIRSRGATLPFPFQGNLHGLPKETVADCLVGFVESLSVPLPDDPQVSFEDWSLAVFGRGISDAFMLPYNCKLFCRAPAEMTADWVSWAVPKPTLEELIRGAIGLQNRGMGYNSKFRYPHTGGIDVLPKAVASRVKNIRFDSQVTDVDLSERSVGLTNGERIGWDKLVVTCPLPHFLNMAHGGPQDYSKDAARLDWSVVACLNLGIDRSGLADGAHWLYFPDEDAPFYRVGFPSNFSDGVAPAGTSSMYIEFGLRRDQEFDEVAMGREALACLRREGILTEDDRVLVEDWVRVDPGYTIFDRDRQDVMQRVMPELEQQDIHCIGRYGAWTYSYMERALLDGLELAEKIG, encoded by the coding sequence ATGATCCTGATCGTTGGAGGCGGACTCGCCGGGATGTCGACGGCCTATCACCTCGGTGAAACCGAGCACCTTGTCCTCGAGGGTGCTCACGACGCCGGCGGGCTTTGCCGGAGTCGCGATATCGACGGATTCATCTTCGACTATACGGGGCACCTGCTCCACATGAAGGACCCACGGATCATGGCCTGGGTCGAGGAGATGTTGCCCGACACCTTTGCCGTGATCGAGCGCGACGCCCGAATCCGTTCGCGGGGTGCGACCTTGCCGTTTCCGTTCCAGGGTAATCTCCACGGGCTTCCGAAGGAGACCGTGGCGGACTGTCTGGTGGGATTCGTCGAGAGCCTGTCGGTCCCGCTTCCTGACGACCCGCAGGTGTCGTTTGAAGATTGGTCGCTTGCGGTCTTCGGGCGAGGGATCAGCGATGCATTCATGTTGCCGTACAACTGCAAGCTGTTCTGTCGCGCCCCGGCCGAGATGACCGCCGATTGGGTTTCGTGGGCGGTCCCGAAGCCGACGCTCGAAGAGTTGATTCGCGGTGCCATCGGTCTGCAGAATCGAGGGATGGGTTACAACTCGAAGTTCCGCTACCCACATACCGGCGGGATTGATGTGCTCCCCAAGGCGGTGGCCTCTCGCGTCAAGAACATCCGTTTCGACTCTCAGGTCACCGATGTCGACCTCTCGGAGCGCAGCGTCGGTCTGACCAACGGCGAACGCATAGGTTGGGACAAGCTGGTGGTCACCTGCCCGCTACCCCATTTCCTGAACATGGCCCACGGCGGCCCACAGGACTATTCAAAAGATGCGGCCCGTCTCGACTGGTCGGTGGTTGCCTGTCTGAATCTGGGAATCGATCGATCGGGTCTGGCCGACGGGGCACACTGGCTCTACTTTCCCGATGAGGATGCGCCGTTTTACCGTGTCGGCTTCCCGTCCAACTTCTCCGACGGCGTGGCACCCGCCGGAACGTCGTCCATGTATATCGAGTTCGGTCTCAGGCGGGATCAGGAGTTCGACGAGGTCGCGATGGGCCGTGAAGCACTGGCCTGTCTGCGACGGGAGGGGATCCTCACCGAGGACGACCGAGTGCTCGTCGAAGATTGGGTCCGCGTCGATCCGGGTTACACGATCTTTGATCGCGATCGTCAGGATGTGATGCAACGGGTGATGCCGGAGCTTGAGCAGCAGGACATTCACTGCATCGGAAGATACGGGGCGTGGACCTACTCGTACATGGAGCGGGCGCTTCTCGACGGACTCGAACTGGCGGAGAAAATCGGTTGA
- a CDS encoding ABC transporter ATP-binding protein, with protein sequence MGENTLAIEIRGLTKAFRGHLGIGRTTVVKGLDLEVRRGEVFGLLGPNGAGKTTSIKMMLGLLRPDSGSVKLFGRSPRDPQARAMIGFLPENPYFYDYLTASEFLDFYGRLQGLAGANRRRRVNETLRRVGLAGHENVALRKFSKGMIQRVGLAQAIQHSPELVVLDEPMSGLDPVGRREVRDLILNLRDGGTTVCFSSHILQDAEMICDRVAILKQGTRIAAGSLNELIEPTVRWFEVSVRGVQADLLQAEVVSESADALLVRVTDAEHLARLIEAVKVHGGDVVSVWPRKDSLEDFFLRQVREVRDVS encoded by the coding sequence ATGGGTGAGAACACACTTGCCATCGAGATTCGTGGGTTGACCAAGGCGTTTCGGGGTCACCTGGGGATCGGGCGAACGACGGTGGTGAAGGGGCTGGACCTGGAGGTCCGGCGAGGAGAGGTGTTCGGGCTGTTGGGTCCCAACGGCGCGGGCAAGACGACAAGCATCAAGATGATGTTGGGTCTTCTCCGGCCGGACTCCGGCAGCGTCAAACTGTTCGGGCGTTCGCCCCGGGATCCTCAGGCTCGGGCGATGATCGGGTTCTTACCCGAGAATCCCTATTTCTACGACTATCTGACGGCCAGCGAGTTCCTCGATTTTTATGGCCGTCTTCAGGGCCTTGCAGGCGCGAACCGACGGCGCCGCGTCAACGAGACGCTCCGTCGCGTGGGACTTGCGGGTCACGAGAACGTGGCACTTCGAAAGTTCTCGAAGGGAATGATCCAGCGCGTCGGGCTGGCGCAGGCGATCCAACACAGTCCGGAGCTGGTGGTGCTCGACGAGCCGATGTCCGGACTGGACCCGGTGGGTCGACGTGAGGTGCGCGATCTGATCCTCAACCTTCGGGATGGCGGCACCACGGTTTGTTTCTCGAGCCATATCCTTCAAGACGCGGAGATGATCTGTGACCGCGTCGCCATTCTCAAGCAAGGGACACGCATCGCAGCCGGTTCGCTGAACGAGTTGATCGAGCCGACCGTGCGTTGGTTCGAGGTGTCGGTTCGCGGTGTCCAGGCGGACTTGCTACAGGCCGAAGTGGTCAGCGAGTCGGCGGACGCACTTCTCGTTCGCGTGACGGATGCCGAGCATCTCGCCCGATTGATTGAAGCCGTGAAGGTGCACGGAGGCGACGTCGTTTCCGTCTGGCCGCGGAAGGATAGCCTTGAGGACTTCTTCCTCCGCCAGGTGCGCGAAGTGAGGGACGTATCATGA
- a CDS encoding ABC transporter permease — MSGGLESTRRLPRIDAAIRAIALNTFREAIRDRVLYLLLVFALILIVVSQLLSLLTVGDEEKIIADMGLSAISIFGVLTAVFIGVSLVFKEIERRTVYTLLANPVRRWQFLLGKFVGLMAVLLMNVVLMSIALSIVLVLRGQPPWDLVPALFLITIELAVVTSFALLFSTLTNPILAAVWTFASYVAGHLAWSLPLLRDKVTGTIGKWVCDAVYAVMPHLHRLDIKADAVHGLPLPDGYVWMAALYGVSYAAVILLLASVAFERKDFNR, encoded by the coding sequence ATGAGCGGAGGCCTGGAATCGACCCGCCGCTTGCCAAGAATCGATGCGGCGATTCGTGCGATCGCTCTCAACACGTTCAGGGAGGCGATTCGTGATCGCGTGCTTTACCTCTTGCTGGTCTTCGCGCTTATCTTGATCGTCGTCTCTCAGCTGCTCTCGCTGCTGACCGTCGGTGACGAGGAGAAGATCATCGCGGATATGGGATTGTCCGCGATCTCGATCTTCGGCGTGCTGACCGCGGTGTTCATCGGTGTCTCGCTGGTGTTCAAGGAGATCGAGCGCCGAACGGTCTACACGCTTCTCGCCAACCCCGTCCGACGATGGCAGTTCCTCCTGGGGAAGTTCGTCGGCCTGATGGCGGTCTTGCTGATGAACGTGGTTCTGATGTCGATCGCGTTGTCCATCGTTCTCGTCTTGCGTGGCCAGCCACCGTGGGACCTTGTTCCCGCGCTCTTCCTGATCACTATCGAACTCGCGGTGGTCACTTCGTTCGCGCTTCTCTTCTCGACGTTGACCAATCCGATCCTCGCCGCGGTCTGGACCTTCGCATCCTACGTTGCGGGCCATCTGGCGTGGAGCCTGCCGCTTCTTCGTGACAAGGTCACCGGCACGATCGGTAAGTGGGTCTGCGATGCCGTCTATGCGGTGATGCCGCATCTCCATCGATTGGATATCAAGGCCGATGCGGTTCATGGGTTGCCGCTCCCCGACGGGTACGTCTGGATGGCCGCGCTCTACGGTGTGTCTTACGCCGCCGTGATTCTCTTGCTGGCATCGGTGGCCTTCGAGAGGAAGGACTTCAACCGGTGA
- a CDS encoding tetratricopeptide repeat protein gives MSRGSTTMVLLVAVALALSAVSGTRLERLAGVRVESQELLYLPNGDYLKAASLGQAPFLADVIYLWAIQFYASYEREDRFRYVEHIFGSVIVTLDPHYIDAYWMGAMILSVEAHDIDGALRLLDRGMERNPDNWMLPWIAAWESYHSGRLEDAVHYFDVAANIPGAPDSVRRMKAGLLGKTGDTRKALELWLEIYNDDETDDRSRGIAERQVRRLKHRADIEDLSRIIADFVARTGRRPTSIEELVEAGDLYSLPLDFDGQPYLYDPLTGVANVADGSLFRD, from the coding sequence GTGAGTCGCGGTTCGACGACGATGGTCCTGTTGGTGGCCGTCGCGCTGGCGCTCTCGGCCGTCTCCGGCACCCGTCTCGAACGGCTGGCCGGGGTGCGTGTCGAGAGTCAGGAGCTGCTCTACCTGCCCAACGGCGACTACCTGAAGGCGGCCAGTCTCGGCCAGGCGCCGTTCCTGGCGGATGTCATCTATCTCTGGGCCATTCAGTTCTATGCCTCCTACGAACGGGAGGATCGGTTTCGATACGTGGAGCACATATTCGGAAGCGTGATCGTCACGCTCGATCCGCACTACATCGATGCCTACTGGATGGGCGCGATGATTCTCAGCGTCGAGGCCCACGATATCGACGGGGCACTGCGGCTACTCGACCGCGGGATGGAGCGAAACCCGGATAACTGGATGCTGCCGTGGATCGCTGCCTGGGAGTCTTACCATTCCGGTCGCCTGGAAGACGCCGTGCATTACTTCGATGTGGCGGCGAATATCCCGGGAGCCCCGGACAGTGTTCGGCGAATGAAGGCCGGGCTGCTTGGAAAGACCGGCGACACCCGAAAGGCGCTGGAGCTGTGGCTCGAGATCTACAACGATGACGAAACGGACGACCGCTCGCGGGGAATCGCGGAGCGACAGGTTCGACGGCTCAAACATCGTGCCGACATCGAGGATCTGTCACGCATCATCGCCGACTTCGTGGCTCGCACAGGCCGTCGTCCCACATCGATCGAGGAGCTTGTCGAGGCCGGCGATCTATACTCGTTGCCGTTGGACTTCGATGGCCAACCGTATCTCTACGACCCGTTGACCGGCGTCGCAAACGTCGCTGACGGCAGCCTGTTCAGGGATTGA
- a CDS encoding prepilin peptidase: MTLFEPLTSIYLTAIGLVVGSFLNVCIYRLPLGESVVHPPSRCPSCEKRLRWYQNVPVLAWLVLRGRCGFCRSPISWRYPSIELASGAIVLGSWLWFGPTPEFFVSVPFAWAMLVLFFTDYDHKLLPDVVTLGGFALGMALAWWNPFLGADEGWPRIWAAVYGAGFGSGVLWGVGALYSRLRGVEAMGMGDVKMMALVGAFTGVTGVIFTIFAGSVVGAVVGLSLVPLRGRSMQDTLPFGCFLAPAGLAALLWAQPIAAAYMQLLRPPM, encoded by the coding sequence TTGACACTCTTCGAACCCCTCACCTCGATCTATCTCACCGCTATCGGACTCGTCGTCGGTAGCTTTCTGAACGTCTGCATCTATCGGCTGCCACTGGGTGAGAGTGTGGTTCATCCACCGTCTCGTTGTCCGTCCTGTGAGAAGCGATTGCGCTGGTATCAGAACGTGCCGGTCCTGGCGTGGCTGGTCCTTCGTGGTCGGTGTGGGTTCTGCCGGTCGCCGATATCGTGGCGCTACCCATCGATCGAACTCGCGTCGGGTGCAATCGTGCTCGGATCGTGGCTCTGGTTCGGTCCGACACCGGAGTTCTTCGTGTCGGTCCCGTTCGCATGGGCGATGCTCGTTCTGTTCTTTACCGACTACGACCACAAGTTGTTGCCGGATGTCGTGACGTTGGGTGGGTTCGCGTTGGGCATGGCGCTGGCTTGGTGGAATCCGTTCCTCGGCGCCGACGAGGGCTGGCCACGGATCTGGGCGGCGGTCTACGGCGCCGGCTTCGGTTCGGGTGTGTTGTGGGGCGTCGGCGCACTCTACTCGCGACTGCGCGGTGTCGAGGCGATGGGGATGGGGGATGTGAAGATGATGGCACTCGTCGGTGCGTTCACCGGTGTGACCGGCGTGATCTTCACCATCTTCGCCGGCTCGGTGGTGGGTGCGGTGGTCGGGCTTTCGCTGGTGCCCCTCAGAGGCCGATCGATGCAGGACACCCTGCCGTTCGGCTGCTTCCTGGCACCCGCCGGACTGGCCGCGTTGCTGTGGGCTCAGCCCATCGCCGCCGCCTACATGCAGTTGCTACGACCCCCGATGTAG
- a CDS encoding prepilin-type N-terminal cleavage/methylation domain-containing protein, with product MTMCGRNERAICSSGVTLPELLVVVAIISLAVMVSIPLVSDVVREARLKGAVGEFAAVLRAARWTAVNSQATTSVTVTQHPNSSFEWTNLRGVVHDTAMPDTVCVESVVDGANQPITAIRFHANGGTDGATAVTVVLEDPRNGSCTVNLVEPNGWIVRTNLLGFTKVTRVE from the coding sequence ATGACTATGTGTGGGCGAAACGAAAGAGCCATCTGTTCCTCCGGTGTCACACTGCCGGAGCTACTTGTGGTCGTGGCCATCATCTCGTTGGCGGTCATGGTCTCGATCCCGCTCGTCAGCGACGTGGTGCGCGAGGCACGACTGAAGGGCGCGGTCGGAGAGTTCGCCGCGGTCTTGCGGGCGGCGCGCTGGACCGCTGTCAACTCCCAGGCAACGACGTCGGTCACGGTTACGCAACACCCGAACAGCTCCTTCGAGTGGACGAATCTCCGTGGTGTCGTACACGATACGGCGATGCCGGATACCGTCTGCGTGGAGTCGGTCGTCGACGGTGCCAACCAGCCGATCACGGCGATTCGCTTTCACGCCAACGGGGGAACCGACGGCGCGACGGCGGTCACCGTGGTCCTGGAAGACCCCAGGAACGGATCGTGTACCGTAAACCTTGTGGAGCCGAATGGATGGATCGTTCGAACCAATCTACTTGGGTTCACGAAGGTCACCCGAGTCGAATGA
- a CDS encoding prepilin-type N-terminal cleavage/methylation domain-containing protein, whose translation MMRRNAAGDAGFSLVEVIFALAILGVVMISISGMFTLATRELNRGRGQTAAVTVARDVIEEMTGWSYRDLWRAFGRDGSATQYVIDSRVDPQSANWQALLDEALGGSDGWIEITVASVTETGSPPALRDSTSVRVVVTVQWQQGLQTRSVQIATVRT comes from the coding sequence ATGATGCGGCGTAACGCAGCCGGAGATGCCGGATTTAGCCTCGTCGAGGTCATCTTCGCGCTTGCGATCCTGGGCGTCGTGATGATCTCCATCTCCGGCATGTTTACGCTGGCGACAAGAGAACTCAATCGAGGACGCGGCCAGACCGCCGCCGTGACGGTCGCACGAGATGTCATCGAGGAGATGACCGGTTGGAGCTATCGGGACCTGTGGCGCGCATTCGGCCGCGACGGCAGCGCCACGCAGTACGTCATCGATTCCAGGGTCGATCCACAGAGCGCCAACTGGCAGGCCTTGCTGGACGAGGCCCTGGGTGGCAGCGACGGCTGGATCGAGATCACGGTGGCCTCGGTGACCGAGACCGGTAGTCCTCCCGCCCTCAGAGACTCAACCTCCGTTCGCGTCGTCGTCACGGTCCAGTGGCAGCAGGGGCTGCAGACCCGCAGCGTCCAGATCGCGACGGTGCGCACATGA